GTGACGATCGAGTTGGCCGGCGCGTCCTTCACGACGACGGCGTTCGCGCCGATCGCGGAATCGTCACCGATGACGATGGGGCCCAGGACCTTGGCGCCTGCGCCGATGGTGACCCTGTTGCCGATGGTCGGGTGCCGCTTGACCTTGGCCAGGGACCGACCGCCGAGGGTCACCCCGTGGTAGATCATGACGTCATCGCCGATCTCGGCCGTCTCGCCGATGACCACACCCATGCCGTGGTCGATGAAGAAACGCCGCCCCACGGTCGCGCCGGGATGGATCTCGATGCCCGTGAGGAAGCGGGTCAGCTGGGACAGGACGCGCGCGGGGAAGCGAAGAGCCGGCTTCTGCCACATGCGGTGTGTCACGCGGTGGACCCAGATGGCATGCAGGCCCGAATAGACGAAGAAGTTCTCCGCGGACCCGCGGGCGGCGGGGTCATGGGAGCGGGCGCTCTCGAGGTCCTCTTTCAGGCGGGTGAAGAAGCTCACGCTGTCCTTCTGGTCGCCGTACACGGGCGCGTACGTGGTGGATGCTGAACGGATAACCAGCGGGCCCGGGAAAGAATTCCCCGGGCAGCCGACTGCCCGACGTCGCCGTCCGTCCGTGGTCCGTGCTCTGGAGCACGCAGGGACCGCCGGGACGGGAGGGGCGACGCCGGGCAGGCGAAGCCGGGAGGATC
This portion of the Arthrobacter woluwensis genome encodes:
- the epsC gene encoding serine O-acetyltransferase EpsC, with the protein product MSFFTRLKEDLESARSHDPAARGSAENFFVYSGLHAIWVHRVTHRMWQKPALRFPARVLSQLTRFLTGIEIHPGATVGRRFFIDHGMGVVIGETAEIGDDVMIYHGVTLGGRSLAKVKRHPTIGNRVTIGAGAKVLGPIVIGDDSAIGANAVVVKDAPANSIVTGIPATWRPRVAEVETKPAVDPAEYYYI